A window from Synechococcus sp. RSCCF101 encodes these proteins:
- a CDS encoding calcium-binding protein — protein MPTSSPAPWGHEYERHYQSASGGNYAWYSFARSSGTINNVGDFTNNWTYQQENPTWDWPVGYKTWWVHSQVSGNGGDNVIIGAGKVPSPNLSYVHNDRLFGNGGNDVLYGLDGNDLLDGGADQDRLYAGLGSDTLRGGSGDDWLIVDQRRDSDRNVLNGGAGFDTFVLAPMSGNGWVELDPGSSGESYGADVSTGLDVTGAVLKATPIKPLGYALQAAGKLVDLFNPSQSTPPSLTLDWPQADVVQDFNPFEDSLILNFDPRRTRVEVIQKQPSGDGFLVRQEVNGLWSTLADVSFDVAAMSSRLSEPGMESLNQRDLLDLAYRTVANTMVAVDGSSGSVSLGQSDLNSGGDVTGLGSNGVMLLGAYGSQAITRTIEKESQFVGSDFGDLFVAFNQANPMNPDLDGVEVWGFGGDDLFMTGGGSNYIYGGAGSDWISYDYETNGATRGIEADLSLGFINNGLRRHDRPDLGDPTADRDYVDSVENVVGSRLDDVIRGDANANTLVSGEGDDILAGRGGADTFVLNGGTNTIEDASAGDSIEILADAYSFAEGMPALLISDVDPEGNRMVTSSGGDLIAILNDQAGSSFDPLTGIRVIDADGTPIDGDVVVGDVKIGTDGDDVLLAQSATGSVYGLAGDDVLIGRGSRNQLVGGDGRDILQGGSASTTHDILVGGGRADAFVLAPGIARVEDFSIADGDTLVMDRSDIFSFSVEPLVGEPNTLRVSVIGRDGMRGVDLVGVTKDEFLAYSGGITDMAGFDPLVEDPWSQLTAAPVSAAQDLITGESPADPEVGDPLLPGDDLNPSAPVLPEDGLAPVDPITGTAGDDVLVGTEAADTFLWSGGNDIVSGFSLAHGDVFHITADTSYTILQSGADAQLVTDFGTTTFTGVSVDELSGGQSVLIV, from the coding sequence ATGCCGACCAGCTCACCGGCCCCCTGGGGCCATGAGTATGAGCGCCACTATCAAAGCGCCAGCGGGGGAAACTATGCCTGGTACAGCTTTGCCCGATCCAGCGGCACGATCAACAATGTGGGTGACTTCACCAACAACTGGACATATCAGCAGGAGAATCCAACCTGGGACTGGCCCGTGGGTTACAAAACCTGGTGGGTGCACTCACAGGTGTCGGGCAATGGCGGCGACAACGTGATCATCGGGGCCGGCAAGGTGCCCTCTCCCAACCTCTCCTATGTCCACAACGACCGACTTTTCGGCAATGGTGGTAATGATGTGCTGTATGGCCTCGATGGCAACGACCTGCTCGATGGCGGGGCGGATCAGGACCGCCTCTATGCCGGCCTGGGCTCGGACACCCTCCGGGGCGGCTCGGGTGACGACTGGCTGATCGTGGATCAGCGCCGCGATTCCGATCGCAACGTGCTGAATGGTGGCGCCGGCTTCGACACCTTCGTGCTGGCGCCGATGAGCGGCAACGGCTGGGTGGAGCTGGATCCCGGCAGCAGCGGCGAGTCCTACGGCGCCGATGTGTCCACCGGGCTGGATGTGACGGGTGCTGTGCTCAAGGCCACGCCGATCAAGCCGCTGGGCTACGCCCTGCAGGCGGCGGGCAAGCTGGTGGATCTGTTCAATCCGAGCCAGAGCACACCTCCGAGCCTCACGCTCGACTGGCCCCAGGCGGATGTGGTTCAGGACTTCAATCCGTTCGAGGATTCCCTGATCCTCAACTTCGATCCGCGCCGCACACGGGTGGAGGTGATCCAGAAGCAACCCTCCGGTGATGGCTTTCTCGTGCGCCAGGAGGTGAACGGTCTCTGGTCAACGCTGGCGGACGTGAGCTTTGACGTGGCCGCCATGAGCAGCCGGCTGTCGGAGCCCGGCATGGAATCGCTCAACCAGCGCGACCTGCTCGATCTGGCCTATCGCACGGTGGCCAACACCATGGTGGCGGTGGATGGCAGCAGCGGCTCCGTCAGCCTCGGGCAATCGGATCTGAACAGTGGTGGTGATGTGACCGGGCTCGGCTCCAACGGCGTGATGCTGCTGGGCGCCTACGGCAGCCAGGCGATCACGCGCACGATCGAGAAGGAATCCCAGTTCGTCGGCAGCGATTTCGGTGATCTGTTCGTGGCCTTCAATCAGGCCAACCCCATGAATCCCGATCTCGATGGTGTGGAGGTCTGGGGATTCGGCGGCGACGACCTTTTCATGACCGGCGGTGGCTCCAATTACATCTACGGCGGTGCCGGCTCCGACTGGATCTCCTACGACTACGAGACCAATGGCGCCACCCGGGGCATCGAGGCCGACCTGAGCCTCGGCTTCATCAACAACGGCCTGCGCCGCCACGACCGGCCCGATCTCGGCGACCCCACGGCGGACCGCGACTATGTGGACAGCGTGGAGAACGTGGTGGGCAGCCGCCTGGATGATGTGATCCGCGGCGACGCCAACGCCAACACGCTGGTCAGCGGCGAGGGCGACGACATCCTCGCCGGCCGCGGCGGTGCCGACACCTTCGTGCTCAACGGCGGCACCAACACCATCGAGGATGCCAGCGCCGGCGACAGCATCGAGATCCTCGCTGATGCCTACAGCTTTGCCGAAGGCATGCCGGCCCTTCTGATCTCGGATGTGGATCCTGAAGGGAACCGCATGGTCACCTCCAGCGGTGGGGATCTGATCGCGATTCTCAATGACCAGGCTGGCAGCTCCTTCGATCCCCTCACGGGGATCCGTGTCATTGATGCCGATGGCACCCCCATCGACGGTGATGTTGTTGTCGGTGATGTCAAGATCGGTACGGATGGGGATGATGTGCTTCTGGCCCAGTCGGCCACTGGCAGCGTCTATGGCCTGGCCGGTGATGATGTGCTGATCGGTCGAGGGTCCCGCAATCAGCTCGTCGGTGGTGACGGGCGAGACATCCTCCAGGGCGGTTCAGCCTCAACCACCCACGATATCCTTGTTGGAGGTGGTAGGGCTGATGCGTTCGTCCTGGCTCCTGGAATCGCCAGGGTTGAGGATTTCAGCATTGCCGACGGTGACACGCTGGTGATGGATCGATCCGACATCTTCAGCTTCTCTGTTGAGCCTCTTGTTGGCGAGCCCAACACCCTGAGAGTGTCCGTCATCGGCCGCGATGGAATGCGTGGCGTTGATCTGGTGGGTGTCACCAAAGACGAGTTTCTGGCCTACTCGGGTGGCATCACTGACATGGCGGGATTCGATCCTCTCGTGGAGGATCCCTGGTCACAGCTCACAGCGGCACCAGTATCAGCCGCCCAGGATCTCATCACAGGTGAGTCTCCTGCCGATCCTGAAGTGGGTGATCCACTGCTCCCGGGCGATGATCTCAATCCCAGCGCTCCCGTCCTGCCGGAGGATGGCCTGGCACCGGTCGATCCGATCACAGGCACTGCAGGCGACGATGTGCTGGTGGGGACCGAAGCCGCCGACACCTTCCTCTGGTCCGGTGGAAACGACATCGTCTCCGGCTTCAGCCTGGCGCATGGCGATGTCTTCCACATCACCGCCGACACCAGCTATACGATCCTCCAGTCC